Within the Acidobacteriota bacterium genome, the region CGATAAGGCATCTTTCGCCTATGCTCACAGCATCATTCGCAATACCCTCGTCTGGATTTCCGTACCTTTTCAATTAACGTCTCATCCACAATCAACCTTCGGCTGGACATGACTGGTCTTTCCCAGGGCCGGGATTGGTCCAACAACGTCATCTTTAACTCATGATTTTCTGGAACCACTTCATAGGAGGGAAGTTATGGCTTTGCCATTGAAATTGAATCAGCTTTCTCACTCATCTTTACCAACCGGTGTGATCAAAACGGTTTCGGTGTCCTGTCTGGTGTTTGGGTTGACCCTGACATCAACCTCGCTCCCGACACTGGCTCTTCATGTTCGGGATCTGACTGGTTCTTCCGCGGTCAGCAACCAGAGTTCACGCTATCGGAGTTATGAAATTCCGGCTGGCGCCGTCTTGAAACTCAAACTGAATTCACAACTCACTTCAAAAACAAACCGGGTCGGCGACACCTTCACCGCTACGGTCTTTGAACCATATCTCATTGATGGAAAGGCAGTTGTTCCACAAGGAACTCAAGTTGAAGGCCACGTTTCAAGCGTTGAGCCAGCCCAGCGGGATCGTTCCGGAACCATTGCCGTCGATTTTGATTATTTGATTTTTGAAAATGGCAAAAAGCTCGATATCGGCCAGGTTTCTGAATTGACCAGCCTCAAACGCGACGAAAAACAACAAATTGACGCTGAAGGAAAAACTTCAGGTGGATCAACAACCAAACGCAAAATCATCTTTACGGGTGGTGGCGCCGGGGCTGGGGCTGTGATTGGCGCGATTGCCGGCGGCGGCAAAGGCGCGGCGATTGGTGGTGCCATCGGTGCCGGGGCGGGAATTTTGACCGCGCTGCTGCTCAAAGGTGACGAAGCCGTGGTCAAAACTGGTCAGGAATTCGGCCTCGAATTTCTCCAGAAAACCAGAGTGAGCGACGATTACCTCACCGCCCGATCAACCACGGACACCACTGACCGGGATCGGAACACTCGCGACCGGGATACCACTGACCGGGATACTCGTGACCGGGATACTCGTGACCGTGACACCCGCGACCGTGACACCCGTGACCGTGACACCCGTGATCAGGATACTCGTGACCGCTATACCGGTTCTGGCCGCGATCCATATCAGGAATATACGGATCCACAGTTTATCCGGCGGGCGCAACTCGAACTCCGAACTCGTGGTTTTTACACCTCAACCATCGGTACCACACTAACTTCCGGTGTGCGTTCGGCTATCACCCGATTCCAGCGTGATCAACGCCTTGAAGAAACCGGGAAGCTTGATCTGCCAACTGCCCAGGCACTGAATCTGGTTGATCGTGACGGCAACGAAATTCGACTCGTCAAGGTCCTGGCGGCCCGTGCCGTTCGTCAGGCTGACCGCAGTATCCAGGTCGTGATGGATACCGAGGTTCCGTCCGGCGGCTGGGATCTGTATGGCGACTATGAAATCCGGACCGACAAGCTTGAAGTCTGGGCCCGTGGCGTGGCACCAGCCGGCGCCGCTTCACAGGTCATCACCAAAGGCACCATCGAAGTCGTTCCACGCGAAGATGTCTCACGCATCCAGACCGTGTTGATTCACACCGACACCAAAGATCTGACGGTGGCGGTTGAAGATATGCAAACGGGCATTGCCAAATCACTCAAGGCCACGGCTGACCGCATGTTGAGCACGCTCAGAACTCAGTTCCGAAGTGAACAACGCGGCGCCACCCGCACCGCCCCAAGCACAATTTCCTGGCGCTTGAATGAAAACGAAGCCCGACTCTATTCAGCCGTGGTCAGTCTGGCAGAAGCCACCCGGTTTTATGCCGAACTGGTCGAAACCCGAGCCACCGAAGAGGCTCAGCGCGGTGCCGCCGAAGCCCTGGCTCGTGGCCTCAACCGGGTTGACCGGGTCATGCGTTCTGGTCGCGTTGGTGATCGAATCCAGCGCGATGTGGATGATTTTGATAAAGCGGCTCAGCAATTAACCGACTATTTCCGGATTGATGCTCGTGGAAATGATTAAGAGCGAGTAGCAAGTAGCGAGTGGCGAGTAGTAAAACCACTTGTTCCTCTAAAAACAGTGAG harbors:
- a CDS encoding peptidoglycan-binding protein, which translates into the protein MALPLKLNQLSHSSLPTGVIKTVSVSCLVFGLTLTSTSLPTLALHVRDLTGSSAVSNQSSRYRSYEIPAGAVLKLKLNSQLTSKTNRVGDTFTATVFEPYLIDGKAVVPQGTQVEGHVSSVEPAQRDRSGTIAVDFDYLIFENGKKLDIGQVSELTSLKRDEKQQIDAEGKTSGGSTTKRKIIFTGGGAGAGAVIGAIAGGGKGAAIGGAIGAGAGILTALLLKGDEAVVKTGQEFGLEFLQKTRVSDDYLTARSTTDTTDRDRNTRDRDTTDRDTRDRDTRDRDTRDRDTRDRDTRDQDTRDRYTGSGRDPYQEYTDPQFIRRAQLELRTRGFYTSTIGTTLTSGVRSAITRFQRDQRLEETGKLDLPTAQALNLVDRDGNEIRLVKVLAARAVRQADRSIQVVMDTEVPSGGWDLYGDYEIRTDKLEVWARGVAPAGAASQVITKGTIEVVPREDVSRIQTVLIHTDTKDLTVAVEDMQTGIAKSLKATADRMLSTLRTQFRSEQRGATRTAPSTISWRLNENEARLYSAVVSLAEATRFYAELVETRATEEAQRGAAEALARGLNRVDRVMRSGRVGDRIQRDVDDFDKAAQQLTDYFRIDARGND